The genomic region GAAGTAAGTCGAAAAGAAGGACGTCAATGGATACACCTTCATCGCTGGCAGTTCGCTTACCTGCGCAAGAGAGCTGGCATCGGCATCCCTGCCATTTTGGGTGTCCAGCGGGGGCAATGCCGGCCATTTCTCCATTCAAGGGTAGCTTCGTGCAGGGTTGCGTGCCTTGTTGCTACTGATCTTGTAAAGAAAGAAAATCTATGACAATCCATTCTTTGGGTGAACCCAACAGAGCTCTTGATGATTTCCAAACTATAACCAATTTTTTGGGCGAAAGGGTCTTTAACAAAAGGGAAAAAAGTATTTGCTGCAAAATTTTGCAACGTGAAAGAGCTGACGCCACCCAAACTTTCAGCCATTCGCAAAAAAGAAGCAACCAACATGAAGAACGTATGAAGAGACTGAGAAGCACGAAGTCACCACACACTAGTCGACAGAAACATTGTCTCCTACTACAAGAACATTGCCTAAATGGATGGAATAAATCACAGAAAATCCAAGATGTTCTTTTGCAGTGAATGCTGTTGGTGCCGCCAGCCAACAGGACGTATACCAAGTGTTGGGAGCTGCCTGTGGCAGTACTTTTCAAGCACGGTACAAAGATTTAGTTTTCATTCTTCTTAAGAGGGCGAGATGTAGTAAGGGTGATGCAAACATTGTGAATTCAGTGCCTTACGTCCACGTAGGTGAAGCGCAACAAAACCACTTGGTTCGTTGACTATTTTTACAAGTACTAGCAGAAGCTCTGGCGCCACAGTTCAGAAAAGGTACTACGTATAAGCTAGCTCCATTGACAGTTTAATTGTACATTCAGGAGCTAGCAGTCACGCATCAATTGGGAGATCGGGTATATAAGCAGGTAACCTGTATGTATTGTAGTACATTCAGGCACGCACTGCTGAACTGAATTAGGGGCATCCACTCGACGCAGCAGCCAATTGAATCACCAGCAAAAAAACAGTGGCTGCATCTCATCCCATGAAGAATATTAAACGACACCTTTTAAGAAATTAATTTAGTTCGATCTAAGGGCCAGCACGCCCAATGCGTTTGGTTGCAAGGGcggtcatgaatgggttgggatcgttcagaaaataagcatgtttggttataaagcacatgaatggttcgagcaaaaaaaagagaatatgccatgaagatgctgaaccgttccacccaaccaaatcggtcgaatcaaatggccaccctttgcatgcatgactatgtgagcatgactggtggtcccgtcctaaataattagctcaccacttatattcagccaaacacatgaattgaatggttcaatcccaaaaaaattgaacggtcccaacccattcatacgacaccttcaaccaaacgcatcaaAACAGTACAATCCACACACACAAAAGATGCTACAAACAGTTTGTGTACCTTGCAACTCAGCACCAAAACTGGAGCAGACTAAGCTGAGCTAACTACTAAACCAATGAGAGTCAGGCACTACGACATCATCAGTGATTTGAGCGACCGGGCTTTCACAGGCTTCCTCCACCTCTTCTTGAGAGCGCTCTTCCTCTTGGTGATGTCGTGAGGTTGTTCGTCATTGCAGCCAAGCGCTTCGTCATCGCTGCTCTCCTCATCCCAGCCAGCGATCCCAGCGGTGCCGTCTTTGCGCGCAGACTTGTCGACCACACGTACTGATGCCGGTGTTTCTTGATGGTCTGAGTCATCAGCTTGTGCCTGACCTGCACTGAAATTTAGTTGCATTTCGGGCTGTGGCTCCTCTTTGGGTGGTTCAGCAGCCAGTGGAGGTTCCGGCACGTCATCATCACTGCTCGCCTTGTCACAGGCCGACATCCCAGCGGTGCCAGGCTCGTCGACAATGTCTGCTGATGGCGGTAGCACCACTTGATGGTCTGATTCATTCGCTGCCTGTACCTGACCTGCACTAAAATCAAGTTGCATTTCGTCTGGTGCCTCCTCTTTCAGTGGTTCAGCACGCAGTGGAGGTTCCGGCACGCTGTCGCTGCTTGACGTCCGGCGCCTCTTGGTGCCGGGGCCGAACCCCGCATAGTAGTAGAACCCCTCGCCTAGGTCGATGTCTGTCCTCTTCCTACGTGGTTTGCCGCCGACGGGGAGCTTCTGATCTGAGTGGTACGAGCAGTAGGAGTTGGGCTCACTCACAGGCCGCCGGCAGCACCACCTCTTGCCGTCATTCTTTCTGCACGTCCACGCTCCTTTCTTCACTTTGAGCCCCTTATTTGTCTTGTGCTTGCTCTGATTCTTCATGCTCTCCATCTTTTCCGCAGCTTTGTGCAGTTTCAAGATGACCCCGTCAACCATATCTACGGCCAAGTCTTCCTCCTTGATGGAGCCAGTAGGCATGGTAATACTTGATGGGAAGAGCCAGCTACCTCGCCAGGAAACACTCATGAAGCAAGTCTCCACGAAGAGCTTCTCCACCTGAATGAGATGGTAATTCGGGAAATACACGTCAACCAACGAAAAGAGAGCTAGCGGCTACTGCTATTGCTGAACTGAAATGGGGGGCGGACGGCCGGACGGGTAGGTAGGGCTCGCGACCGACGGAGGACCTTGCAGCCCGATTAGCCGCCGCGCTGCCGCGAGCCGGTCAGAGACTACCGCAAGGGAGCTAACTGACGCGCCCTAGGCGGCTAGACCTCGACGCGGCTCCACGCGCGCGCGGGGCGCGGAACCCTAGAAACATGCCCCAGACCGAAAGGGAACCTCCGCGGAGGAGAGCGAGGGGGGCATGCTAGCTGCTACACAGCGGCGCGGGAATGCGCAATACGCGGCCAGGCAGGAGAGGACGGAGCAAGGGgcgaggggtgggggtggggtggtgaCGAAATTACCTGGGGATCCGAGAGGTCGAGATGGGCCATGAGGTCCCATGGCGACCGGCTGAGCTCGCAGCAGGGCTCCCCGCAGGAGGAGGTCTTGGGCCCCACGGACCCGGCGCCGGATTCGTTGGCTGGGgctggcggcgggggcgggggcggctccAATCGGGGGAGCTCGAATCGGGGCGGCTCCGGCTTCGGGCAGGAggaggcagcagcggcggcggtagAGCCCAGCAGGCGGGAGGCGGACCTGCGGATCCGCATGGCGGCCGGGGAGGGGCGGAGAGCGACCGGAGGTCGGGATCTGGAGAGATAGCTAGCGAGGTAGGGTTTGAGATTTGTGAGGCAGTAAACAGGAAGGTGGATGTCGAAACGAGACGAGGCCCGAGGACGGAGAGACTACTAATGTGAGCTCGTGCTGGGGCCCACTCGTCAGTGAAGCCGCCGAGTGAGTGATGGACACACGTTTACGCCATGAACTTTGTGCTCACGGCAAGCTTAGTGTGTCGTGGTTGTACTTCGAACCATAGTTTTAAAGAGAAAATCTCACCCACCGTCACTAAACTTGCGCCGCAGCTCACTGTAGTATCTGTATTTCGAAATACCTCAAATATTGTCCAAGGGACTAACCTACGGCCCCAAATACGATTTTATGTACATATGTGCTGATTTGGCACCGGTCCACTTGATCCACCTCGCGTTGACGGCACACATCGTCGGAACAATACTACTGTATTACTTAGTCATTCGAGGTTTTCTTTTGCAAAATCGACAACACTAAAACCCTAGCGACCAGACCACACCCCTTTTCTCCATCACtctctccctgagggagtcctggattatggggtctccggacagtcggactatctccattggccggactgttagactgtgaagatacaagattgaagatttcgtctcgtgtccggatgggactttacttggcgtgaaaggcaagctaggcaatacgtatatggatatctcctcctatgtaaccgaccttgtgcaaccctaaccctctccgatgcctatataaaccgaagggttttagtccgtaggacagcaaTCACAACATCCaacctgactgtcatgatatagcgtgagactagtcaaccactcggtgacctatcgaaatgttagaattcctccgccttaacgaagggtcgttttccggccaggcatgtacgcaccccgcgatcgggagagtgcggagccaccaagggctatctagtagccccactgtcaaactcctatggctaagtgaaagagttaaagcattatagtccggttgcctcgctcgctacgctatcacctccttaataggaccaagacgttgggttaagtgtgaacacgcattttttgcaagcacctccgcattatatgtgtgggggttgaagccgacggctgcaatctttcaggttatacacatatatacataaatggccgcacatgaggcatcatactactttcaggcaaaagtataaacataaccttataaaaacttcataaaaagcattgtgcttacaatgagaatacatatcactcaaacataatattttttgagcactgggcctctatcaaacaagcaccctcgagaacctcctcgaaatagtgctcggcagccacccaGCCTATGGCTGAACCCCGCGCCGCAACAGtagtagcgtccatctccgcccagtatgctttaacacgggcaagggccatccacgagccttctatgcacgccgacctcttcatcacattaatgcgcggcaccgcatcaaggaactgttgcactaagctgaaatagttgttcggctttggcctttccggccatagctgatccacaccagacctcatggcgagtccggacaacctgttcagttcggcccattcggctagctggtcagtcaatgaaagaggacgctctggaacgtggaattgtgtccagaacagcttgtccacttcacgatctgtctaaccttggaagtacttggccgcatcggcagcgctcgccgccaaatccatatacgcatctgcagaactccacagccgatccagaggagcatatcgtggatctccgaacttcctccgtaacatgaagggtttcccagccgcaatatccccggcttcccgcagctcctccttcttcgctctcatagcagaacgggtgtctttgtccgccgccgcggccttctcaaggttcgttgccttcgcttggttttctttttcaaggacccggcaacggtcgacagtgtcttttaattctatggccatcttggccatattctcttggctctcgcaatgtgcggccttctcggctttcaactcttcggccgcctttaaagcagccgcattactaatcctcgcttgttccttggctcgggccagttccgcccgcaaggcttccacggtggcagctccatctgcagtcacaacatattaaagatactggcattatgctgctcttactatgtggcgttcaccggataataacacttaccatgtgcctcgtcaagcctcttgttaacaagctcgatgtcggcatctgccgcatctagttgccgttttaatttggcaaactcactagtccggctagccaccggagcttccaccacctgcacataggggcagtctggttattgtctgggaatatgatcctctgttcgccgccgttctcgacgacaaccagagtctcaggggctactatctacacagggcacacctaacatgtgcagtactgtcacatattatctcacatacctcaaagcctgttagtagactcataaaggcttcatgtaatccgctttcagcggacgagattctctccatcaccgtacccatcagcatacggtgctcttctgagatggccgctcgccccaccaactccctcagaacgtccgaccacacaccaggcggtgccggactcttttgtatgctctcttcgggagccggacactggggacttcgggggtctacgggattaccttctggcctcaccggatccggagaggccctccgcgacgacacttcggggtcgcccgcttctggagcggaggagtccgggggaggcgtttcgctctccatcatctctcgaagaagatcccccgaagacgagctcatttgagaggggctaaggcccgaactgcaagatatatgcggtggttattttctcagaggaaAGAGATAGCATACCCTTACTATTAAAAtatttttggatcacttacgactcgttggagggctgatccccccgcggactttgtgtggCAAAAGCACCCCGCCAaagcaggaccctctgtgggagacttcttctcccatttggaggcttcggcttccggatcctcgaaagcagtccttttcctcccccgatcgtcctccttcatggagacgctcgttccctcggttggaatgaGCAGCGATAGGGGCCCGCGTCTGCCCGTATTATTCCCCCCGGTATCTTCCGTCAAGGGCtctgggcaaggtgcgacctcgagcatcttatccaataccggattttccaaaccctcggggaggggggccaaacaccgaatcatcttcgcatTTGTtaaccagtcctggtcaaaaagtgaactctcagaaataacttcgaataaaagacagtgtgttcggctagaggatttcttacttgttcggcggtgcggttactgctcaggcccacgtcctcggtaatatctggacattccacttgaggtccgaagaatgacttgtacatctcctcgtgcgtcaggccgaggaaactctGAACGGCatgtggtccctctgggttgaactcccacaagcgaaggggccggcgtttgcaaggctggacttgacgaaccagcataacttgtattaccgcaaccaaaataaatctccctcgaagagatctcggatgcggctttgcagtataggcacgtccttggctggaccccagctcagacccctgctaatccatgacattagttgtggtggggggcccgagcggaaagcgggggcagccacccacttggcacttctgggagccgtgacgtaaaaccactcccgttgccataattcagacacctct from Triticum aestivum cultivar Chinese Spring chromosome 4A, IWGSC CS RefSeq v2.1, whole genome shotgun sequence harbors:
- the LOC123082790 gene encoding uncharacterized protein, encoding MRIRRSASRLLGSTAAAAASSCPKPEPPRFELPRLEPPPPPPPAPANESGAGSVGPKTSSCGEPCCELSRSPWDLMAHLDLSDPQVEKLFVETCFMSVSWRGSWLFPSSITMPTGSIKEEDLAVDMVDGVILKLHKAAEKMESMKNQSKHKTNKGLKVKKGAWTCRKNDGKRWCCRRPVSEPNSYCSYHSDQKLPVGGKPRRKRTDIDLGEGFYYYAGFGPGTKRRRTSSSDSVPEPPLRAEPLKEEAPDEMQLDFSAGQVQAANESDHQVVLPPSADIVDEPGTAGMSACDKASSDDDVPEPPLAAEPPKEEPQPEMQLNFSAGQAQADDSDHQETPASVRVVDKSARKDGTAGIAGWDEESSDDEALGCNDEQPHDITKRKSALKKRWRKPVKARSLKSLMMS